The Labeo rohita strain BAU-BD-2019 chromosome 19, IGBB_LRoh.1.0, whole genome shotgun sequence genome window below encodes:
- the LOC127181972 gene encoding CMP-N-acetylneuraminate-beta-galactosamide-alpha-2,3-sialyltransferase 1-like isoform X2 has protein sequence MSLLMHYRGSCKMAVICVIIFCMLLVFHPPVDEVSEVMCACKDCVRQQTHSLWFNELYDLSVEPLLTRENYILREDIYKYWKGLQKNKNEGNYEAVVEKLFSLFPDNTQYSDASPKRCRTCAVIGNSGNLKGSRYGHLIDLHDFVIRINMGPTKGYETDVGSKTTHRFIYPESATDVGNSTYLVLTPFKVLDMEWLISAFTTKNITSTYKKVRPSVKANRRKVMILHPAFIKYVHEIWLLKHGKYPSTGFLSIIFALHVCDRVNPTPSILIFVYILLYRHFCLIFCPGLNVWVWRRPVWKLVPLL, from the exons ATGTCGCTGTTAATGCATTATAGGGGTTCCTGTAAGATGGCTGTCATATGTGTGATTATATTCTGCATGCTCCTGGTATTCCATCCCCCCGTGGATGAGGTCTCAGAAGTCATGTGTGCATGTAAAGACTGTGTCAGACAGCAGACCCACAGTCTGTGGTTCAATGAACTCTATGATCTCTCTGTTGAACCACTGCTCACCCGGGAAAATTACATCCTCAGAGAAGATATCTACAAATACTGGAAG GGTCTTCAGAAAAATAAGAATGAAGGCAACTATGAAGCAGTGGTGGAGAAGTTGTTTTCTCTATTTCCAGATAACACACAATACTCAGATGCTAGTCCAAAGCGCTGCAGGACTTGTGCTGTGATCGGAAACTCAGGAAACCTTAAAGGATCCCGCTATGGACATCTCATAGATCTTCATGACTTTGTCATTAG GATAAATATGGGCCCAACAAAAGGTTATGAGACAGACGTGGGTTCTAAGACCACTCATCGGTTTATCTATCCTGAGAGCGCTACAGATGTGGGCAACTCCACATACCTGGTGCTTACCCCATTCAAGGTTTTGGATATGGAGTGGCTCATCAGTGCCTTCACAACTAAGAACATCACAAG CACATACAAGAAAGTGAGGCCAAGCGTAAAAGCAAATAGACGTAAG GTGATGATTCTACACCCAGCTTTCATTAAGTACGTCCATGAGATTTGGTTGCTGAAACATGGCAAATATCCATCGACTGGCTTCCTCAGTATTATATTTGCTCTGCACGTCTGTGATCGGGTAAATCCTACCCCCTCcattctcatttttgtttacatattattgtataGACATTTTTGCCTTATCTTTTGTCCAGGTCTCAACGTTTGG GTTTGGCGCAGACCAGTATGGAAACTGGTACCACTACTTTGA
- the LOC127181972 gene encoding CMP-N-acetylneuraminate-beta-galactosamide-alpha-2,3-sialyltransferase 1-like isoform X1, producing MSLLMHYRGSCKMAVICVIIFCMLLVFHPPVDEVSEVMCACKDCVRQQTHSLWFNELYDLSVEPLLTRENYILREDIYKYWKGLQKNKNEGNYEAVVEKLFSLFPDNTQYSDASPKRCRTCAVIGNSGNLKGSRYGHLIDLHDFVIRINMGPTKGYETDVGSKTTHRFIYPESATDVGNSTYLVLTPFKVLDMEWLISAFTTKNITSTYKKVRPSVKANRRKVMILHPAFIKYVHEIWLLKHGKYPSTGFLSIIFALHVCDRVSTFGFGADQYGNWYHYFEKTSHKLRTGAHSGSFEFNTMMQLYLENKIQVFRGR from the exons ATGTCGCTGTTAATGCATTATAGGGGTTCCTGTAAGATGGCTGTCATATGTGTGATTATATTCTGCATGCTCCTGGTATTCCATCCCCCCGTGGATGAGGTCTCAGAAGTCATGTGTGCATGTAAAGACTGTGTCAGACAGCAGACCCACAGTCTGTGGTTCAATGAACTCTATGATCTCTCTGTTGAACCACTGCTCACCCGGGAAAATTACATCCTCAGAGAAGATATCTACAAATACTGGAAG GGTCTTCAGAAAAATAAGAATGAAGGCAACTATGAAGCAGTGGTGGAGAAGTTGTTTTCTCTATTTCCAGATAACACACAATACTCAGATGCTAGTCCAAAGCGCTGCAGGACTTGTGCTGTGATCGGAAACTCAGGAAACCTTAAAGGATCCCGCTATGGACATCTCATAGATCTTCATGACTTTGTCATTAG GATAAATATGGGCCCAACAAAAGGTTATGAGACAGACGTGGGTTCTAAGACCACTCATCGGTTTATCTATCCTGAGAGCGCTACAGATGTGGGCAACTCCACATACCTGGTGCTTACCCCATTCAAGGTTTTGGATATGGAGTGGCTCATCAGTGCCTTCACAACTAAGAACATCACAAG CACATACAAGAAAGTGAGGCCAAGCGTAAAAGCAAATAGACGTAAG GTGATGATTCTACACCCAGCTTTCATTAAGTACGTCCATGAGATTTGGTTGCTGAAACATGGCAAATATCCATCGACTGGCTTCCTCAGTATTATATTTGCTCTGCACGTCTGTGATCGG GTCTCAACGTTTGGGTTTGGTGCAGACCAGTATGGAAACTGGTACCACTACTTTGAGAAAACCTCACATAAACTTCGCACCGGCGCTCATAGTGGCAGCTTTGAATTCAACACTATGATGCAACTGTACTTAGAAAACAAAATTCAGGTGTTCAGAGGGAGATAG